A genomic region of Fusobacterium russii ATCC 25533 contains the following coding sequences:
- the dxr gene encoding 1-deoxy-D-xylulose-5-phosphate reductoisomerase produces the protein MKKILILGSTGSIGRNALELIRNNRDNYQVIGLSGNRNIDLLKKQIEEFTPKYVCVRYEKDREYLSAEYKNIDFFVGDKGLSEISKYTDYDIILTAVSGSIGIDGTVEAIKREKRIALANKETMVAAGTYINRLLKKYKNTEIIPVDSEHSAIFQSMQGYRKEDIKKLIITASGGTFRGSSLDDLKNVTVEQALKHPNWSMGKKITIDSSTLVNKGLEIIEAHELFQIPYEKIEVIVHPQSIIHSMVEYVDGSIISQMGVPDMKTPILYALTYPQREYNSAIKAMDFSKYTNLTFEKADKEVFRGIDLAYRAGKEGHTMPTVLNAANEVAVDLFLNKKIRFLDIYSIIEEAMDSHKILSLDSEEALKLIKEVDRETRIKVKEKWGR, from the coding sequence GTGAAGAAAATATTAATATTAGGTTCAACAGGCAGTATAGGAAGAAATGCTTTAGAACTAATTAGAAACAACAGAGATAATTATCAGGTGATTGGTTTAAGTGGAAATAGAAATATAGATTTACTTAAAAAACAAATAGAGGAATTTACACCAAAATATGTCTGTGTCAGATATGAAAAAGATAGAGAGTATTTGAGTGCTGAGTATAAAAATATAGATTTCTTTGTTGGAGATAAAGGGCTTTCTGAAATTTCTAAGTATACAGACTATGATATAATTTTAACAGCTGTGAGTGGTTCTATTGGTATAGATGGAACAGTTGAGGCAATAAAAAGAGAAAAAAGAATAGCACTTGCAAATAAAGAAACAATGGTAGCAGCAGGTACTTATATAAATAGATTACTGAAAAAATATAAAAATACAGAGATAATTCCTGTTGATAGTGAACATTCAGCAATTTTTCAATCTATGCAAGGTTATAGAAAAGAGGATATAAAAAAATTAATTATAACGGCAAGTGGAGGAACTTTTAGAGGTTCTTCATTAGATGACTTAAAGAATGTAACTGTAGAACAGGCTTTAAAACATCCGAATTGGTCTATGGGGAAAAAAATAACAATAGATTCATCTACACTTGTAAATAAAGGTTTGGAAATAATAGAAGCACATGAATTGTTTCAAATTCCTTATGAAAAAATAGAGGTGATAGTTCATCCCCAAAGTATAATACATTCAATGGTGGAGTATGTAGATGGAAGTATAATTTCTCAAATGGGAGTTCCAGATATGAAAACTCCAATACTTTATGCTTTAACTTATCCTCAAAGAGAATATAATTCTGCTATAAAAGCTATGGATTTTTCAAAATATACAAACTTGACTTTTGAGAAAGCGGATAAAGAAGTTTTTAGGGGAATTGACTTGGCATATAGAGCCGGGAAAGAAGGACATACAATGCCCACAGTATTAAATGCTGCAAATGAAGTTGCAGTAGATTTATTTTTAAATAAAAAAATAAGATTTTTAGATATATATTCCATAATAGAAGAAGCTATGGATAGTCATAAGATATTAAGTTTAGATAGTGAAGAAGCATTGAAACTTATAAAAGAAGTGGACAGAGAAACTAGAATAAAGGTGAAAGAAAAATGGGGAAGATAA
- a CDS encoding phosphatidate cytidylyltransferase, with protein sequence MFKWNRILVALIGVPLLVFICTNISLKGFPLLIFSLFVVGVGLSEFYKMIEVSGMTVYKKFGILVGLIVVLTSYQLNLEQSFLDATGGINKFLVFFNYYYGRLGLDIKLILVLSSLSLLVYRVLKNQIKGTLSSISYTILGIIYVAVFFSEIINLYFTDYFYYEISGFKPRLTLIMILQILVWVSDTTAGIVGVGIGRKFFKDGFTEISPKKSVEGAIGSLLFTGLACLVLAFIESGVKLGIKEMIFSFLIGVIISFVAQIGDLVESLFKRECGVKDSGTILMGHGGVLDRFDSMLLVLPFVSLFISFVR encoded by the coding sequence ATGTTTAAATGGAATAGAATTTTGGTAGCTCTAATAGGTGTTCCACTGTTAGTATTCATATGTACAAATATTAGTTTAAAAGGTTTTCCACTTTTAATCTTTTCACTTTTTGTAGTTGGAGTAGGTTTAAGTGAATTTTATAAAATGATTGAAGTTTCAGGTATGACAGTCTATAAAAAATTTGGTATCCTTGTAGGATTAATAGTAGTGCTTACAAGCTATCAATTAAATTTAGAACAAAGTTTTTTAGATGCAACAGGCGGTATAAATAAATTTTTAGTTTTTTTTAACTACTATTATGGAAGACTAGGTTTAGATATTAAGTTAATATTAGTACTATCAAGCCTTTCTCTTCTAGTTTATAGAGTTTTAAAAAATCAAATAAAAGGGACACTATCTTCAATATCTTATACAATTTTAGGTATTATATATGTTGCGGTATTCTTTTCTGAAATAATAAATTTATACTTTACTGATTATTTTTACTATGAAATATCAGGATTTAAACCTAGGCTAACTCTGATAATGATTTTACAAATTTTAGTCTGGGTTTCAGATACGACTGCGGGAATAGTTGGAGTAGGAATAGGAAGAAAATTTTTTAAAGATGGTTTTACTGAAATAAGTCCTAAAAAATCAGTTGAAGGTGCTATAGGCTCATTATTATTTACCGGTTTAGCTTGTCTTGTATTAGCATTTATAGAATCCGGTGTGAAATTAGGAATAAAAGAAATGATTTTTAGTTTTTTAATTGGTGTTATAATTTCTTTCGTTGCTCAAATAGGAGATTTGGTTGAATCTTTATTTAAAAGAGAATGTGGAGTTAAAGATTCAGGGACTATACTTATGGGACATGGAGGAGTTTTAGATAGATTCGATAGCATGCTTTTAGTCCTTCCTTTCGTATCTTTATTTATTTCTTTTGTTAGATAG
- a CDS encoding isoprenyl transferase translates to MLKYYNNEVIKMEKKVPEHIAIIMDGNGRWAKKRGLARTFGHMEGAKALRRIIEYLSKINVKYLTVYAFSTENWNRSEDEVSTLMSLFLKYIKNEKKSMIKNGIRFFVSGRKNNVPKNLLEEIEKLQEETKENRNLTLNIAFNYGGRAELVDAVNKIIENNEKNIDEEKFKKYLYNDFPDPDLVIRTSGEYRISNFLLWQIAYAELYITDVLWPDFDEKEIEKAIESYSNRNRRFGGVENV, encoded by the coding sequence ATGTTAAAATATTATAATAACGAGGTGATAAAAATGGAAAAAAAAGTTCCAGAACATATAGCAATAATAATGGATGGAAATGGAAGATGGGCAAAAAAAAGAGGCTTAGCCAGAACATTTGGACATATGGAAGGTGCAAAGGCTCTCAGAAGAATTATAGAATATCTTTCTAAGATAAATGTAAAATATTTGACTGTCTATGCTTTCTCAACAGAAAACTGGAATCGTTCAGAAGATGAAGTATCTACATTAATGTCTTTATTTTTAAAATATATAAAAAATGAAAAAAAATCTATGATAAAGAATGGAATCAGATTTTTTGTTTCAGGGAGAAAAAATAATGTCCCTAAGAACCTACTTGAGGAAATAGAAAAATTACAAGAAGAAACAAAGGAGAACAGAAATCTAACATTAAATATTGCCTTTAACTATGGCGGAAGAGCGGAACTTGTAGATGCAGTTAATAAAATAATTGAAAATAATGAAAAAAATATAGATGAAGAAAAGTTTAAAAAATATTTATACAATGATTTTCCAGATCCGGATTTAGTTATTAGGACTAGTGGAGAATATAGAATATCAAATTTTTTACTTTGGCAGATAGCTTATGCTGAGTTATATATAACAGATGTATTGTGGCCAGATTTCGATGAAAAAGAAATTGAAAAAGCTATAGAAAGCTATTCAAATAGGAATAGAAGATTTGGAGGAGTGGAAAATGTTTAA